One window of Chloroflexus aggregans DSM 9485 genomic DNA carries:
- a CDS encoding alpha/beta fold hydrolase, translating to MITHSAAATYRELGGYGPRLIHIAPANGFPPEAYVPLAAGLAPLGRIIGYRPRPLRVDGDAEPGGTWRDLAAELITDLQAVASQPVIGIGHSLGGILTLYAAVARPDLFQGLVLIDPVLFRRRLQVLIWLLRKSGQGYRFPLAQGALRRRDHFASIDEARQRWQGRGVFADFTPDALEGYLNGGLRPHGNGYTLAWPKRWESHIFASSPIDAWRDLRRLQRPLLIVRGTRSELITDSVWKRLQRVVPHAALAEVEAGHMVPMERPADVTAIVADWVQRL from the coding sequence ATGATCACACACTCCGCCGCAGCAACCTATCGTGAGCTCGGGGGCTATGGCCCCCGTCTCATCCATATCGCGCCGGCCAATGGCTTTCCACCGGAAGCCTATGTCCCTCTCGCCGCCGGTTTAGCGCCTTTAGGGCGCATTATCGGCTACCGGCCACGTCCGTTGCGCGTCGATGGTGACGCGGAACCGGGAGGGACATGGCGCGATTTGGCTGCCGAACTGATCACCGATTTGCAGGCGGTCGCGTCCCAACCGGTCATTGGGATCGGCCATTCATTGGGTGGAATCTTAACCCTCTATGCCGCTGTCGCGCGCCCCGATCTGTTTCAGGGATTGGTACTTATCGATCCGGTGCTCTTCCGTCGCCGTCTGCAAGTGCTGATCTGGCTGTTGCGCAAAAGTGGGCAAGGGTATCGTTTTCCCCTTGCTCAGGGTGCATTGCGCCGTCGTGACCATTTTGCCAGCATCGATGAGGCGCGGCAGCGTTGGCAAGGGCGTGGTGTCTTTGCCGATTTTACCCCCGATGCGCTTGAGGGTTATCTCAACGGTGGCCTCCGTCCGCACGGCAATGGCTACACGCTCGCGTGGCCCAAACGGTGGGAATCTCACATCTTCGCTTCATCACCGATCGATGCGTGGCGTGATTTACGCCGGTTGCAACGACCGCTCCTGATTGTGCGTGGGACACGCTCTGAGTTGATAACCGATTCGGTCTGGAAACGACTACAGCGGGTGGTTCCCCACGCCGCGCTGGCCGAAGTGGAGGCCGGACACATGGTACCGATGGAACGACCCGCCGACGTAACAGCGATTGTTGCCGATTGGGTGCAGCGGTTGTAG
- a CDS encoding ABC transporter permease, with protein MSNLIANPVLTRELFGRIRGRNAWWILTGYLTIIGAITLLIYAVFVTSASLNDPNTSGTIGKTIFFTVMIAALIQVCFLSPSLTAGAIVGEKERQTYDLLMASLLSPWQIVTGKLISAIAFALLLIMASLPIAGFALIFGGVTAQELLIGVVGLLVTAVSYAAIGLFWSTVMRSTLGATVTAQGTVIAILLLVPFLFFVISTLVGAFNGAPTPLYVYTMGLFLCLHPFIALGITATSLETGSGIWLWSVPSSVGDLTVPSPWLVYTGLAFLITGIALASAIHRIKPSEA; from the coding sequence ATGAGCAATCTGATTGCCAACCCTGTATTGACCCGTGAACTGTTTGGTCGGATTCGTGGCCGCAATGCGTGGTGGATTCTCACCGGTTATCTGACTATCATCGGTGCGATTACCCTGCTGATCTACGCCGTCTTCGTCACGTCGGCCAGCTTGAACGATCCCAATACATCAGGAACTATCGGCAAAACCATCTTCTTTACGGTAATGATCGCAGCCTTGATCCAAGTCTGTTTTCTCTCACCATCGTTAACTGCCGGCGCGATTGTCGGTGAAAAAGAGCGCCAGACCTACGATCTGTTGATGGCCTCACTCTTATCACCCTGGCAAATTGTGACCGGCAAGTTGATTTCGGCGATTGCCTTTGCGCTCCTCTTGATAATGGCCTCATTACCGATCGCCGGTTTTGCCCTTATCTTCGGTGGTGTCACGGCCCAAGAGTTGCTGATTGGGGTGGTCGGTCTCTTGGTAACGGCGGTGAGTTACGCAGCGATCGGACTCTTTTGGTCAACGGTGATGCGCTCGACGTTAGGCGCAACGGTGACGGCGCAAGGTACCGTGATAGCCATTCTGTTGCTAGTACCGTTCCTCTTTTTCGTGATTTCTACCTTGGTCGGCGCCTTCAACGGTGCGCCAACCCCACTGTACGTCTACACTATGGGGTTATTTCTCTGCCTGCACCCATTTATCGCGCTCGGTATCACGGCAACCAGTCTCGAAACGGGTTCTGGGATCTGGTTGTGGAGCGTGCCCTCATCGGTGGGTGATTTGACCGTACCGTCGCCATGGCTGGTTTACACAGGACTAGCCTTCCTCATCACCGGTATTGCTCTGGCATCGGCCATCCATCGGATAAAACCGAGCGAAGCGTAG
- a CDS encoding 2-dehydropantoate 2-reductase, with product MRICIVGAGAIGGWLGAKLMQAGAEITLIARGAHLAAIQTHGVTIVYGDGRREIVHPTLATDDMTVAGPHDMVIVTVKAHSLTQLVAPMRALYGPDTAVVFAQNGIPWWYFFRHGGPYEGRRIEAVDPGGVIAAHTEIERVIGCVVYPAAIIEQPGVIRHIEGNRFTLGEPDGSRSERTRRLSQLLAAAGLRAPVKTDIRNEIWLKLWGNLSLNPISALTRATLDRIIADQGTYTLAATMMAEAQQVAEALGVRFLVSIEQRLQMAVEIGAHKTSMLQDIEAKRPTEIDALLGAVVELADLTGVPAPTLRSIYAVTSLLDRVNCGS from the coding sequence ATGCGGATTTGTATTGTGGGAGCCGGCGCGATCGGTGGCTGGCTAGGGGCAAAACTGATGCAGGCCGGTGCTGAGATCACGCTCATTGCGCGTGGAGCACATTTGGCCGCTATACAAACGCATGGCGTCACGATCGTGTACGGTGATGGTCGGCGCGAGATCGTCCATCCAACACTCGCCACCGATGATATGACCGTCGCCGGCCCACACGATATGGTCATCGTAACGGTCAAGGCCCACTCGTTAACACAGCTTGTCGCACCGATGCGTGCCCTTTACGGCCCTGATACGGCGGTGGTCTTTGCCCAAAACGGTATTCCGTGGTGGTACTTCTTTCGGCATGGTGGTCCTTACGAGGGACGCCGAATCGAAGCAGTTGATCCCGGTGGGGTAATTGCTGCCCATACCGAAATCGAACGAGTCATCGGTTGCGTGGTCTATCCGGCAGCCATCATCGAACAGCCCGGCGTCATTCGGCATATTGAAGGGAATCGATTCACGCTCGGCGAACCCGATGGTAGTCGGAGCGAACGCACACGGCGTCTCAGCCAATTGCTTGCAGCGGCAGGTTTGCGCGCCCCGGTCAAAACTGATATTCGCAATGAAATCTGGCTCAAACTGTGGGGTAATCTCTCGCTCAACCCAATTAGTGCCTTGACCCGCGCCACCCTCGACCGGATTATTGCCGATCAAGGCACTTATACCCTCGCCGCAACGATGATGGCTGAGGCTCAGCAAGTGGCGGAAGCGCTCGGTGTACGGTTTCTCGTCTCTATCGAGCAACGGCTTCAGATGGCCGTCGAGATCGGAGCACACAAAACTTCGATGTTGCAGGATATTGAGGCCAAGCGCCCGACTGAGATTGATGCCCTGTTGGGTGCAGTGGTCGAATTAGCCGATCTGACCGGTGTTCCTGCTCCAACTCTCCGATCGATCTATGCCGTGACATCGTTACTCGACCGTGTTAATTGTGGTTCGTAA
- the coaA gene encoding type I pantothenate kinase yields MIPKPELEQRLSPYLSFSRAEWSALRNGTPLPLSADELASLVSLNDSVSIEDVADIYLPLVRLLQLYYDNATRLYQATSTFFGSATGRVPYVIGIAGSVAVGKSSTARILQALLSRSPYHLKVNLITTDGFLYPNRVLQERGIMHRKGFPESYDRRRLLKFMADIKSGYGPVSAPVYSHLIYDIVPDQFQVVDHPDVLIVEGLNVLQRGMNTRREPQLYVSDFFDFAIYVDANERDLEQWYIERFLRLRQTAFRDPSSYFRRYADLSEIEAIATARRIWREINYVNLKQNIEPTRWSADLILVKGPRHELERVYLRKL; encoded by the coding sequence ATGATCCCCAAGCCTGAACTAGAACAGCGTCTTTCACCATACCTGAGTTTTTCACGCGCAGAATGGTCAGCGTTGCGCAACGGCACTCCATTGCCACTTAGTGCCGATGAACTCGCCTCTCTCGTGAGTCTGAACGATAGTGTGTCGATAGAGGATGTTGCCGACATTTATCTGCCGTTAGTGCGCCTACTCCAACTCTACTACGACAACGCCACCCGTTTGTACCAGGCGACCAGCACATTTTTTGGCTCGGCGACAGGCCGTGTGCCTTATGTTATCGGGATAGCCGGCAGTGTTGCCGTAGGTAAGAGCAGCACCGCCCGTATTCTCCAGGCATTACTCTCGCGCAGTCCTTATCACCTTAAGGTCAATCTGATAACCACCGATGGCTTTCTCTATCCCAACCGCGTCTTACAGGAACGGGGGATCATGCACCGAAAGGGCTTCCCGGAGAGCTACGACCGACGACGCTTGTTGAAATTCATGGCCGATATTAAGTCGGGCTACGGCCCCGTCTCCGCTCCGGTCTATTCACACCTGATCTACGATATTGTGCCCGACCAATTCCAGGTAGTCGATCATCCCGATGTGCTGATCGTTGAAGGCTTGAATGTCTTGCAGCGTGGCATGAATACACGACGTGAACCACAGCTCTACGTATCGGATTTCTTTGACTTTGCGATCTACGTTGATGCTAATGAACGCGACCTTGAACAATGGTACATCGAACGGTTTTTGCGTTTGCGTCAGACTGCCTTCCGCGATCCGTCGTCCTATTTTCGTCGTTACGCCGATCTGAGCGAGATCGAAGCCATTGCAACCGCACGGCGTATCTGGCGCGAGATTAATTATGTTAACCTCAAGCAAAACATCGAGCCGACGCGCTGGAGCGCTGACCTCATTCTCGTGAAAGGTCCACGCCACGAACTCGAGCGAGTCTATTTGCGTAAGTTGTAA
- a CDS encoding acyl--CoA ligase: MNTRRATLFDLIHAGAPGDPALIMPDGPTWTFADLRSQVEQLAAWLQHHGLGRGDRIAIALGNGPAMAITFLAAATAATAAPLNPKYRRDEFAFYYEDTNARALIVAPGESEEARAALRPGMILIEAALDATGRLTFTTTDTAGSPRRDGFAESDDIAMILHTSGTTSRPKRVPIRHRNLVASTNNIIATYQLSPADRSLCVMPLFHIHGIVASLLSQLAAGGAVVCPPGFDGLKFWSWVEQTRPTWYSAVPTMHQVLLARAERNAALIAAHRFRFIRSSSAPLPPVVMERMEAVFGAPVLESYGMTEASHQMTSNPLPPGRRKPGSVGIGFGVDVGIMDDNGQFLPNGVRGEVVVRGPNVVDGYENNPEANATTFVNGWFRTGDQGYLEADGYLCLTGRIKELINRGGEKISPLEIDDVLLRHPAVAEALAFAVPHATLGEEVHAAVVLREGMSVSERELRDHCARLLADFKVPRAIHILSALPRGATGKLQRITMAKTLGLT, translated from the coding sequence ATGAATACCCGTAGGGCAACCCTCTTTGATCTGATTCACGCCGGTGCTCCCGGCGATCCGGCTTTGATCATGCCAGATGGTCCGACATGGACATTTGCCGATCTCCGCTCACAGGTCGAGCAATTGGCCGCCTGGTTGCAACACCATGGTCTTGGACGCGGTGACCGGATCGCGATAGCGCTTGGGAATGGGCCGGCTATGGCGATCACCTTTTTGGCCGCTGCTACCGCAGCAACGGCAGCACCGCTGAATCCTAAGTATCGTCGTGATGAGTTTGCCTTCTACTACGAAGACACCAATGCCCGCGCCCTCATTGTTGCCCCCGGTGAGAGTGAAGAGGCCCGCGCTGCGTTACGTCCAGGCATGATCTTGATCGAAGCCGCTCTCGATGCCACCGGTCGCCTCACCTTCACAACCACCGACACCGCCGGTTCACCACGGCGTGACGGTTTTGCCGAATCAGACGATATTGCTATGATCTTGCATACGAGTGGGACAACCAGCCGACCAAAGCGGGTTCCCATCCGTCACCGTAACCTGGTCGCTTCGACGAATAATATCATCGCGACCTACCAGCTTAGTCCCGCCGACCGTTCGCTGTGTGTGATGCCGCTCTTCCATATTCACGGTATCGTTGCGTCGCTGCTTAGTCAATTAGCGGCCGGTGGTGCTGTGGTCTGCCCCCCTGGGTTCGATGGTCTCAAGTTCTGGAGCTGGGTCGAGCAAACTCGACCCACGTGGTACTCGGCAGTCCCGACGATGCATCAGGTACTGCTGGCCCGGGCTGAACGTAACGCTGCACTTATCGCCGCGCACCGGTTCCGCTTCATCCGCTCATCGAGTGCGCCGTTGCCGCCGGTGGTGATGGAACGTATGGAAGCGGTCTTTGGCGCGCCGGTCCTCGAAAGCTACGGGATGACCGAAGCCTCTCATCAGATGACCTCCAACCCCTTGCCGCCCGGTCGGCGTAAACCCGGTTCGGTTGGGATTGGCTTCGGGGTCGACGTGGGAATTATGGACGACAACGGTCAGTTTCTGCCAAACGGGGTTAGGGGTGAAGTGGTAGTGCGTGGGCCAAACGTCGTTGATGGGTACGAAAACAACCCGGAAGCGAATGCCACTACTTTCGTTAACGGGTGGTTCCGCACCGGCGATCAGGGGTATCTGGAGGCAGATGGTTATCTGTGTCTGACCGGTCGGATCAAGGAACTGATCAATCGCGGTGGCGAGAAGATTTCACCACTCGAAATCGACGATGTGCTGCTCCGTCATCCGGCAGTCGCCGAGGCATTAGCGTTTGCCGTACCGCATGCAACCCTTGGTGAAGAGGTGCATGCAGCAGTAGTGCTGCGTGAAGGGATGAGCGTGAGCGAGCGCGAATTGCGCGATCACTGCGCTCGCCTGCTGGCAGATTTCAAGGTACCACGCGCTATCCATATTCTGAGTGCGTTGCCACGCGGCGCCACCGGTAAGCTGCAACGGATCACTATGGCAAAGACTTTAGGTTTAACATAA
- a CDS encoding AMP-binding protein, translated as MNTRRATLFDLIHAGAPGDPALIMPDGPTWTFADLRSQVEQLAAWLQHHGLGRGDRIAIALGNGPAMAITFLAAATAATAAPLNPKYRRDEFAFYYEDTNARALIVAPGESEEARAALRPGMILIEAALDATGRLTFTTTDTAGSPRRDGFAESDDIAMILHTSGTTSRPKRVPIRHRNLVASTNNIIATYQLSPADRSLCVMPLFHIHGIVASLLSQLAAGGAVVCPPGFDGLKFWSWVEQTRPTMQPQGHVQVIVNTLDYGLHPQAALDAPRWRWERDGTLRLELETPRHVIEGLTARGHQVVVESELGGFGRGQVIWRLASGSYVAGTEPRCDGLAIGW; from the coding sequence ATGAATACCCGTAGGGCAACCCTCTTTGATCTGATTCACGCCGGTGCTCCCGGCGATCCGGCTTTGATCATGCCAGATGGTCCGACATGGACATTTGCCGATCTCCGCTCACAGGTCGAGCAATTGGCCGCCTGGTTGCAACACCATGGTCTTGGACGCGGTGACCGGATCGCGATAGCGCTTGGGAATGGGCCGGCTATGGCGATCACCTTTTTGGCCGCTGCTACCGCAGCAACGGCAGCACCGCTGAATCCTAAGTATCGTCGTGATGAGTTTGCCTTCTACTACGAAGACACCAATGCCCGCGCCCTCATTGTTGCCCCCGGTGAGAGTGAAGAGGCCCGCGCTGCGTTACGTCCAGGCATGATCTTGATCGAAGCCGCTCTCGATGCCACCGGTCGCCTCACCTTCACAACCACCGACACCGCCGGTTCACCACGGCGTGACGGTTTTGCCGAATCAGACGATATTGCTATGATCTTGCATACGAGTGGGACAACCAGCCGACCAAAGCGGGTTCCCATCCGTCACCGTAACCTGGTCGCTTCGACGAATAATATCATCGCGACCTACCAGCTTAGTCCCGCCGACCGTTCGCTGTGTGTGATGCCGCTCTTCCATATTCACGGTATCGTTGCGTCGCTGCTTAGTCAATTAGCGGCCGGTGGTGCTGTGGTCTGCCCCCCTGGGTTCGATGGTCTCAAGTTCTGGAGCTGGGTCGAGCAAACTCGACCCACTATGCAGCCCCAAGGTCACGTGCAAGTGATCGTCAACACCCTCGATTACGGCTTGCATCCGCAAGCGGCGCTCGATGCCCCGCGCTGGCGTTGGGAACGCGACGGTACCCTACGGCTCGAATTGGAGACCCCGCGCCACGTGATCGAGGGCCTCACCGCCCGTGGTCATCAGGTGGTGGTTGAGAGTGAATTGGGCGGGTTTGGTCGTGGACAGGTCATTTGGCGGCTGGCGAGTGGTAGCTATGTAGCCGGGACGGAACCACGATGCGATGGGTTGGCAATAGGTTGGTAG
- a CDS encoding gamma-glutamyltransferase family protein, protein MDFNLHHFPYPGRRVPVIAERGIVASSHPLASQAGMQILQSGGNAVDAAIATAAALTVLEPTSNGLGGDGFALIWAGDTLYGINGSGAAPAGLSAEALAAAGYQEMPMYGWWPVTVPGVVRLWGNMHARFGRLPLAQILAPAIGYAEEGAPVPPMVAYFWARGVAAAHTRRGPEFEGFLPTFSIDGRAPRPGERFVSPGHARTLRLIARHGTDVFYQGEIAEAIDRFARATGGLLRATDLVSHRSEWVKPISIHYRGYTVHEIPPNGQGIAALMALGILDHVDLNRWPRESAASFHWQIEAMKLAFADAFAYVADPAKVAVPVKEMLNRERLAARRQLIGERAQTYGPAALPQGGTVYFATADRDGMMVSMIQSTYMGFGSGVVVPEYGIALHNRGCGFVLDPDHPNRVAPGKRPFHTIIPGFLSKNGLPIGPFGVMGAHMQPQGHVQVIVNTLDYGLHPQAALDAPRWRWERDGTLRLELETPRHVIEGLTARGHQVVVESELGGFGRGQVIWRLASGSYVAGTEPRCDGLAIGW, encoded by the coding sequence ATGGATTTTAACCTGCACCATTTCCCCTATCCCGGGCGCCGGGTGCCGGTTATTGCCGAACGCGGTATCGTTGCCAGCAGCCATCCTTTAGCCTCGCAAGCTGGGATGCAGATCCTACAGTCTGGCGGGAACGCGGTCGATGCCGCCATCGCGACCGCCGCCGCCTTGACAGTGCTTGAGCCGACGTCAAACGGGCTAGGTGGAGACGGGTTTGCCCTCATTTGGGCCGGTGATACCCTGTACGGTATCAATGGGTCAGGCGCTGCTCCCGCCGGTCTATCGGCAGAGGCGTTGGCGGCAGCCGGTTATCAAGAGATGCCAATGTATGGCTGGTGGCCGGTGACCGTACCGGGAGTGGTGCGGTTGTGGGGCAATATGCACGCACGGTTTGGACGGTTACCCCTTGCGCAGATATTGGCACCGGCGATCGGTTATGCCGAAGAGGGCGCGCCGGTACCACCGATGGTCGCCTATTTCTGGGCGCGTGGTGTAGCAGCCGCTCATACCCGTCGTGGCCCTGAGTTTGAGGGTTTTTTACCTACTTTCAGCATTGATGGCCGTGCGCCGCGTCCCGGCGAACGCTTTGTCAGTCCCGGCCACGCCCGCACACTGCGGCTCATCGCCCGCCACGGTACCGATGTGTTTTACCAAGGGGAGATTGCCGAAGCGATTGACCGCTTCGCGCGTGCGACCGGCGGGTTGTTGCGGGCAACCGATCTGGTCAGCCACCGTTCGGAGTGGGTGAAACCGATTAGCATCCATTACCGTGGCTATACCGTTCACGAAATTCCACCTAACGGGCAAGGGATCGCGGCGCTGATGGCGCTGGGTATACTCGATCACGTTGATCTGAACCGCTGGCCGCGGGAGTCGGCAGCTTCATTCCATTGGCAGATTGAAGCAATGAAGCTGGCCTTTGCCGATGCCTTCGCCTATGTCGCCGACCCGGCAAAAGTTGCCGTACCGGTCAAAGAAATGCTCAATCGCGAGCGATTGGCAGCGCGTCGGCAGTTGATCGGTGAACGTGCCCAGACCTATGGGCCGGCTGCTTTACCGCAAGGTGGCACCGTCTATTTTGCAACGGCTGACCGCGATGGGATGATGGTGAGCATGATTCAATCGACCTATATGGGTTTTGGTTCAGGCGTGGTTGTACCGGAATACGGCATCGCGCTGCATAATCGTGGCTGTGGGTTTGTGCTCGATCCCGATCATCCTAATCGGGTTGCGCCGGGCAAACGTCCGTTCCATACCATTATTCCCGGCTTCTTGAGTAAAAACGGTCTACCCATCGGCCCCTTTGGCGTTATGGGCGCCCATATGCAGCCCCAAGGTCACGTGCAAGTGATCGTCAACACCCTCGATTACGGCTTGCATCCGCAAGCGGCGCTCGATGCCCCGCGCTGGCGTTGGGAACGCGACGGTACCCTACGGCTCGAATTGGAGACCCCGCGCCACGTGATCGAGGGCCTCACCGCCCGTGGTCATCAGGTGGTGGTTGAGAGTGAATTGGGCGGGTTTGGTCGTGGACAGGTCATTTGGCGGCTGGCGAGTGGTAGCTATGTAGCCGGGACGGAACCACGATGCGATGGGTTGGCAATAGGTTGGTAG
- a CDS encoding RelA/SpoT family protein: MDDVITTDQSPDTITDAPDRPASSDELPPPADLLLQHNVMLLIVEQQKRRGCQASLETVQADFVSAYHSPSVEALIYRHREYLPSADFDLIRRAYALAAVAHEGQRRQSGQPYIDHPIEVAIILLDLRLDTESIAAALLHDVVEDTGVPIEVIERFFGKQVANLVDGVTKLSGYENKTREEIQAGTYRKLIIASADDPRVVLIKLADRLHNMRTIHATPPNKQQRVARETLDIYAPLAHRLGMWQMKSELEDLAFKVLHPDRYQEIARGLAMRKEARDRIVQRVIAQLKEALAREGIKAEVTGRSKHIYSIWRKMERKGVPLERIYDQLAVRIIVDDPNNEVGACYQALGVVHSKMNWTPVMQEFDDYIAAPKESSYRSIHTTVILPEGLHCEVQIRSRKMHEEAEHGIAAHWRYKEGFNTRSDKDYENKIRWLRELISWRNETTDSEFIDMLRAEFEERVFVFTPKGKIIDLPEGSTPIDFAYRIHSEVGNNCIGAKVNDRMVPLDYELHSGEIVEILTSKTPRGPSRDWLRIVKTPSARNHIKRYFRRLEREENIAAGREMLEKELKRVGLTHVSFEKLVELAGPTVRSVEDLFYQIGVDDLNERTLVQKLLASQEAAPESVAVPTPTQPSARVSANGEIYLDKNVKIPSRIARCCNPVFGEPIIGFTTRGRGVTVHRADCRTIQHLSATERERLMPVCWGSATGSNQQFPVPLRIEAWDRVGLWRDISNVIAEAGINITDVNHGKRRANGRTVLNVTVALQSMTQLSPLIEKLNRIPDVIDVYRKT, translated from the coding sequence ATGGACGATGTAATAACTACCGATCAATCTCCCGATACAATAACAGACGCACCGGATCGTCCAGCGTCGAGTGATGAACTTCCCCCTCCAGCCGATCTCCTGTTACAGCACAACGTTATGCTCCTCATCGTTGAGCAACAAAAACGACGGGGGTGTCAAGCATCGCTCGAAACGGTACAAGCCGATTTTGTCAGTGCCTATCACTCGCCATCGGTTGAAGCGCTTATTTATCGCCACCGCGAATATCTCCCCTCTGCTGATTTCGATCTCATCCGCCGCGCCTATGCTCTCGCCGCCGTTGCCCACGAAGGCCAACGACGCCAATCAGGTCAACCTTATATCGATCATCCGATTGAAGTTGCGATCATTTTGCTCGATTTACGACTCGATACCGAGTCGATTGCTGCCGCGCTGTTGCACGATGTCGTCGAAGATACCGGTGTCCCGATTGAGGTGATCGAGCGCTTTTTCGGCAAACAAGTCGCGAATTTGGTTGACGGCGTTACTAAACTTTCCGGTTACGAAAATAAAACGAGAGAGGAGATACAGGCCGGCACCTACCGTAAGTTAATTATCGCTTCGGCTGACGATCCGCGGGTAGTGCTGATCAAATTGGCCGACCGCCTGCACAACATGCGCACGATCCACGCGACGCCCCCCAACAAACAGCAGCGAGTAGCCCGTGAGACGCTCGACATCTACGCACCGCTCGCTCACCGTCTCGGTATGTGGCAGATGAAGTCGGAGTTGGAAGATCTCGCGTTTAAAGTCTTGCACCCCGACCGGTATCAAGAGATAGCGCGTGGGCTTGCCATGCGTAAAGAGGCGCGCGATCGGATCGTGCAACGGGTGATAGCGCAGTTGAAGGAGGCCTTGGCGCGTGAAGGGATTAAGGCTGAAGTCACCGGACGATCAAAACATATCTATTCGATTTGGCGCAAGATGGAGCGCAAAGGGGTGCCGCTTGAGCGTATCTACGACCAACTGGCCGTGCGCATTATCGTCGATGATCCTAACAACGAAGTGGGGGCTTGCTACCAGGCGCTGGGTGTTGTCCATAGTAAGATGAACTGGACGCCGGTGATGCAAGAATTTGACGACTACATCGCTGCCCCTAAAGAAAGTTCGTATCGCTCGATCCATACTACCGTGATTTTGCCGGAGGGGCTGCATTGCGAAGTGCAGATCCGCTCGCGGAAAATGCATGAAGAAGCCGAACACGGGATCGCTGCGCACTGGCGCTACAAAGAGGGTTTTAATACTCGTAGTGATAAAGATTATGAAAATAAAATTCGCTGGTTGCGAGAGTTGATCTCGTGGCGCAATGAGACCACCGACAGCGAATTTATCGACATGCTGCGCGCCGAGTTTGAAGAGCGCGTGTTTGTATTTACACCAAAAGGCAAGATTATCGATCTGCCCGAGGGTTCCACCCCGATCGATTTTGCCTATCGCATTCACTCTGAAGTTGGGAACAATTGCATTGGCGCCAAAGTCAACGATCGGATGGTGCCGCTCGATTATGAGTTGCACAGCGGCGAAATCGTCGAGATTCTGACCTCGAAGACGCCACGTGGGCCAAGCCGCGACTGGCTTCGGATCGTGAAGACTCCCTCGGCGCGTAATCACATCAAGCGCTACTTCCGACGGCTCGAACGCGAAGAGAATATCGCTGCGGGGCGGGAGATGTTGGAGAAAGAATTAAAGCGCGTTGGGCTGACCCATGTGAGCTTTGAGAAGCTGGTTGAGTTGGCCGGGCCGACGGTGCGCTCAGTTGAGGATCTCTTTTACCAAATCGGGGTTGACGACCTCAACGAGCGGACTCTCGTGCAGAAGTTGTTGGCCTCGCAGGAGGCGGCGCCCGAATCGGTCGCTGTGCCGACGCCTACCCAGCCCTCGGCGCGCGTCAGTGCTAACGGTGAAATCTATCTCGATAAAAACGTGAAGATACCTTCACGCATCGCACGTTGTTGCAATCCGGTGTTTGGTGAGCCAATTATCGGTTTTACAACTCGTGGCCGCGGTGTTACCGTCCATCGCGCCGATTGCCGAACTATTCAGCACCTCAGTGCTACCGAGCGTGAACGGCTCATGCCGGTTTGCTGGGGCAGCGCGACGGGGTCGAATCAGCAATTCCCGGTGCCACTACGGATTGAGGCATGGGATCGGGTTGGTTTGTGGCGTGATATTTCTAACGTGATTGCTGAGGCCGGGATTAATATCACCGATGTCAATCACGGAAAACGCCGAGCGAATGGACGCACGGTCTTGAATGTCACGGTTGCGCTACAATCGATGACCCAACTGTCACCGCTCATCGAAAAACTCAACCGCATTCCTGACGTAATCGACGTATATCGTAAAACGTAG